In Kordiimonas sp. SCSIO 12610, the following are encoded in one genomic region:
- a CDS encoding DUF2849 domain-containing protein, which yields MAKKIKGPQLIIANRLDDGRVVFMTPDGNWTADVARAAVADTPEGVEELEAKASISEKNNLVVDPQAVPAEDQNGAFPAHMKQAMQAKGPSVRPDLGYQVSHTWETNASEGN from the coding sequence ATGGCAAAGAAAATTAAAGGCCCCCAACTCATAATCGCCAATCGGTTGGACGATGGCCGCGTTGTATTTATGACACCGGACGGAAACTGGACAGCGGATGTCGCGCGTGCTGCGGTTGCGGATACACCAGAAGGTGTTGAAGAACTGGAAGCAAAAGCAAGCATCAGCGAAAAAAACAACCTTGTTGTTGATCCACAGGCTGTACCAGCCGAAGACCAAAACGGTGCCTTTCCGGCGCATATGAAACAAGCAATGCAAGCCAAGGGCCCAAGCGTTCGCCCTGACCTTGGTTATCAGGTTTCCCACACATGGGAAACGAACGCATCAGAAGGAAATTAA
- a CDS encoding nitrite/sulfite reductase, with translation MYAYDTFDRNIIDARVAEFRDQVERRMKGELTEEEFRPLRLMNGLYLQLHAYMLRVAVPYGTMSSKQMHRLADIATKYDKGYGHFTTRQNIQYNWPKLVETPDILTELAEVEMHAHQTSGNCIRNTTTDQFAGATRDEVEDPRPYAELIRQWSTFHPEFSFLPRKFKIAITGAGQDRAAVKWHDIGLILRKNDAGETGFEVIVGGGMGRTPVIGKTIREFLPEADLLSYLEAILRVYNEQGRRDNKYKARIKILVEALGAEEYARLTEAEWQKIKDQHIDVPAEEVARIKAFFTPPPLPVLSDDVPAVDEFANQNFIFKTWLDNNTNPHKVLGHVNVTISLKPHDGIPGDATDEQMHLVADLAEKYSQSEIRVSHEQNLILPHVAKQDLVEIWKILDANGLGSANVGLLTDMIVCPGMDYCALANARSIPIGQAIADRFDDIRRLQDIGPLKLKISGCINSCGHHHAGHIGILGVDRRGEENYQISLGGSGAEDATKAALLGPGFDEHGIVDAVEKVVAVYLGEREEGEEFLATYRRIGAAPFKEAVYDAD, from the coding sequence ATGTATGCTTACGATACCTTCGACCGCAATATTATCGATGCCCGTGTCGCAGAGTTCCGCGATCAAGTAGAGCGCCGGATGAAAGGCGAGCTCACTGAAGAGGAATTTCGCCCGCTACGCTTGATGAATGGTCTTTATCTACAACTGCACGCTTACATGCTACGGGTTGCTGTTCCTTATGGCACGATGTCATCAAAGCAAATGCACCGCCTTGCGGATATCGCAACCAAATATGATAAAGGGTACGGCCATTTCACAACGCGCCAAAACATTCAGTATAACTGGCCAAAGCTTGTGGAAACGCCTGATATTCTGACCGAACTTGCAGAAGTTGAAATGCATGCGCACCAAACAAGCGGTAACTGTATTCGTAATACAACAACCGACCAGTTTGCAGGTGCAACACGCGATGAAGTTGAGGACCCTCGCCCCTATGCAGAACTGATCCGTCAGTGGTCTACATTCCACCCGGAGTTTTCGTTCCTGCCGCGTAAGTTCAAGATTGCGATCACAGGCGCTGGCCAAGACCGCGCTGCTGTAAAATGGCACGATATCGGCCTGATCCTGCGTAAAAATGATGCTGGCGAAACCGGTTTCGAAGTGATCGTTGGTGGCGGCATGGGTCGCACACCTGTGATTGGTAAAACAATCCGCGAATTCCTGCCAGAAGCCGATTTACTCAGTTATCTGGAAGCAATCCTGCGCGTCTATAACGAGCAGGGTCGCCGCGACAACAAATACAAAGCTCGTATTAAAATTCTCGTGGAAGCCTTAGGCGCAGAAGAGTATGCGCGCCTGACCGAAGCGGAATGGCAAAAAATTAAAGACCAGCATATCGATGTGCCCGCAGAAGAAGTCGCACGGATCAAAGCGTTCTTTACACCACCGCCACTTCCTGTTCTATCCGATGATGTGCCAGCGGTTGATGAATTTGCAAACCAGAATTTCATCTTCAAAACATGGTTGGATAACAACACAAATCCACACAAGGTTTTGGGCCATGTGAATGTAACAATTTCGCTTAAGCCACACGACGGCATTCCGGGCGACGCAACAGACGAGCAGATGCACCTTGTTGCGGATTTGGCTGAAAAATACAGCCAAAGTGAAATTCGCGTAAGCCACGAACAGAATCTGATCCTGCCACATGTTGCAAAACAAGACCTTGTCGAAATCTGGAAAATTCTGGATGCAAACGGCCTCGGCAGCGCAAACGTTGGTTTGCTAACCGATATGATCGTATGCCCCGGCATGGATTACTGTGCACTAGCGAACGCACGCTCCATCCCGATTGGTCAAGCGATCGCCGATCGTTTCGATGATATCCGCCGCTTGCAGGATATTGGCCCGCTGAAGCTAAAGATTTCAGGCTGTATTAACAGCTGCGGCCACCACCATGCTGGTCATATTGGTATTCTGGGTGTCGACCGTAGAGGCGAAGAAAACTATCAGATCTCCCTTGGTGGTTCTGGTGCAGAAGACGCCACCAAAGCAGCGCTTTTAGGCCCTGGTTTTGATGAGCACGGTATCGTTGATGCCGTCGAAAAGGTCGTTGCGGTTTACCTTGGTGAACGTGAAGAAGGCGAAGAGTTCCTCGCCACCTATCGCCGTATTGGTGCGGCACCATTTAAGGAGGCGGTTTATGACGCTGATTAA
- a CDS encoding phosphoadenylyl-sulfate reductase encodes MTVAATRLTSKNTVQTPSFDAEEMVAALNARFDGTAPEDIRPEAIIEAARDMLGDKFALVSSFGAESAVLLHLAAKVSKDIPVLFLDTGKLFGETKRYRDTLTEQLDLNSVITLTPDADDLETHDPKGILWNSNNNGCCYVRKVVPLNKALDGYYAWASGRKRFHGAGRAALPHFEASDNRVKVNPLAFWNKDQVSQYMKDHDLPAHPLVAEGFASIGCMPCTDRVADGADVRSGRWKGKGKTECGIHLTLGENAKLASYESSGL; translated from the coding sequence ATGACAGTAGCAGCCACTCGTTTAACATCGAAAAATACAGTGCAAACGCCTTCATTTGACGCTGAAGAAATGGTGGCTGCACTGAATGCTCGCTTTGACGGAACGGCACCAGAGGATATTCGCCCTGAAGCTATCATTGAGGCAGCCCGTGATATGTTAGGGGACAAGTTTGCCCTCGTATCATCTTTTGGCGCAGAATCTGCGGTTCTGTTGCATTTGGCGGCAAAGGTTTCGAAGGATATTCCGGTACTCTTTCTGGATACAGGTAAGCTATTCGGCGAAACCAAGCGTTACCGTGACACCCTAACGGAGCAATTGGACCTCAATTCGGTGATCACGCTAACCCCTGATGCTGACGATCTTGAAACGCATGACCCAAAAGGGATTTTGTGGAACAGCAACAATAATGGCTGCTGCTATGTGCGCAAAGTTGTGCCGTTGAACAAGGCCCTTGATGGATATTATGCCTGGGCGTCAGGCCGTAAGCGGTTCCATGGTGCCGGGCGCGCGGCGCTTCCTCATTTTGAAGCAAGCGATAACCGCGTAAAGGTGAACCCGCTGGCATTCTGGAACAAAGATCAAGTTTCCCAATATATGAAAGATCATGATCTGCCAGCACACCCCCTTGTTGCAGAAGGGTTCGCCTCAATCGGGTGTATGCCCTGTACTGACCGTGTTGCAGACGGCGCTGATGTGCGCTCTGGTCGCTGGAAGGGTAAAGGAAAAACCGAATGCGGTATCCACTTAACCCTTGGTGAAAATGCAAAACTTGCCAGTTACGAGTCTAGTGGCCTCTAA
- a CDS encoding peroxiredoxin-like family protein — MTLTETLAEAVKSSASRIPAEIREIMLNANQEIIESGIVETALKTGDKAPDFALKGANGGQVTLSEKLKEGPIVVLFYRGGWCPYCNMELKAYQDNLETLKSLGASLIAITPEAPDNSLSTKEKNELSFDVLSDENLGVSDAFGLTFTLPEALANVYGNFGINLPEVNGEDAWRLPIPAAYVINQDGEIILSHVDVNYTARLDPLDVIAALKAL; from the coding sequence ATGACATTAACTGAAACACTTGCGGAAGCCGTCAAAAGCTCTGCGTCACGCATTCCCGCTGAAATTCGTGAGATTATGCTCAATGCCAATCAGGAAATTATCGAAAGCGGTATCGTTGAAACAGCCTTAAAAACAGGCGATAAAGCGCCAGATTTTGCCCTAAAGGGGGCTAATGGCGGGCAAGTTACGCTTTCAGAAAAACTGAAAGAGGGCCCTATTGTTGTCTTGTTTTACCGTGGTGGCTGGTGCCCATATTGTAATATGGAACTGAAAGCGTATCAGGATAATCTTGAAACGTTAAAATCATTAGGGGCAAGTTTGATCGCTATAACGCCGGAAGCGCCTGACAATAGCCTATCAACCAAAGAAAAGAACGAACTATCGTTTGATGTTCTTAGTGATGAGAATTTAGGTGTTTCTGATGCCTTCGGTTTGACGTTCACATTACCGGAGGCCCTAGCGAATGTGTATGGCAATTTTGGTATCAATCTACCTGAAGTGAACGGTGAAGACGCATGGAGACTTCCTATCCCTGCGGCCTATGTCATTAATCAGGACGGTGAAATTATCCTGTCACATGTGGATGTAAACTATACTGCGCGCCTTGACCCACTTGATGTGATCGCTGCGCTTAAAGCGCTTTAA
- a CDS encoding S8 family peptidase codes for MRKSGITGYYRTVALLSVCGLALTACGGGGGGSTIQTPTAVPNVAPPPPPPPAPSPPPAGVTAADFETAEYQRGGGLDLINASEAYAQGFTGEGVTIGVVDFNFVFNSPDVNFSSASRGQNADALRIYEAQIGDTASTDQHGQAVAAVAAGVRDDRNIHGVAFDSTVIGVDFFSNVNSRQVRQDGDLFNVSDPWTYLVQNGARVINKSFGFDEGDTIDNPPPVNEFYVLEFDSTAVTAGALLVSSAGNNAGPEPSLSNIRTLERLQSLGLVGQRADGSATLTGDGGFIIAGAVDANGNIASFSDTAGNGIERDFFLVAPGVDLTLPWNGQIAVASGTSFSAPHITGAAAILFQAWPNLSAREVADILFDTATDLGAPGTDNIYGRGLLNLEAALQPVGESSIAVASSASTAAGTPSPNTNPTTNGIILSGAFGDALGLKNGLSSLTILDSFNRDFQANLSASAVTNTTNIGLNALIEQRRNWQTSAERIGANETIRYAVNIDPNREFIEFTQGRAALDQLESPEATFELTGSYEGVNWFVGNGQSIGAALQSQSFTNSPNLFSLTGAFNNAINRTQGHYAGAGIAIGEKTDLWFGAGFSENKGLASNSPFQGIESDTPVTSTAARISHYENWGTFSFEAGFMEEEGAILGARASDVFAITDRSQTVWLNASASLPLTNALSFHATVTGGSTDAGNTTASVLSDVNTLISSSFSASLIKSATFLNNDQIAFTVNQPLRLERGSVGITTGAGRDIDTTELLFDTNRFSLTPSGRELAFEGAYRAQFGTWTMEANMAYRLDANHIQGQKDTLLFLGLYRPF; via the coding sequence ATGCGTAAGAGTGGGATCACGGGGTATTATCGTACAGTTGCTTTATTATCAGTTTGCGGGCTTGCGCTAACGGCCTGTGGAGGCGGCGGTGGTGGCAGCACCATCCAAACGCCAACCGCGGTTCCAAATGTAGCGCCTCCCCCTCCTCCACCGCCAGCACCTTCACCTCCACCCGCTGGGGTAACAGCTGCGGACTTTGAAACTGCCGAGTATCAGCGCGGTGGCGGGCTTGATTTGATCAACGCGTCAGAGGCTTATGCTCAGGGCTTCACTGGAGAAGGGGTAACGATCGGTGTTGTCGATTTCAATTTCGTTTTCAACTCACCAGATGTAAACTTCTCGAGCGCCAGCCGAGGCCAAAATGCTGATGCGCTCAGAATTTATGAGGCACAAATCGGCGATACAGCATCCACTGATCAGCATGGGCAGGCGGTAGCAGCGGTTGCAGCAGGTGTTCGTGATGACCGCAACATTCACGGCGTTGCCTTCGATTCTACTGTTATTGGTGTTGATTTCTTCTCAAACGTTAACAGCAGACAAGTGCGTCAGGACGGCGATCTGTTTAATGTTTCTGATCCGTGGACATATCTGGTTCAAAATGGTGCCCGCGTGATCAACAAATCCTTCGGATTTGACGAAGGCGACACTATTGATAACCCGCCACCCGTTAATGAGTTTTATGTCCTTGAATTTGATAGCACAGCGGTAACCGCAGGTGCCCTTCTGGTGTCTTCAGCCGGCAATAATGCGGGGCCTGAGCCATCGCTATCCAACATACGAACATTAGAGCGCTTGCAAAGCCTCGGCTTAGTGGGACAAAGAGCGGACGGAAGTGCCACATTAACAGGGGACGGTGGTTTCATTATTGCTGGCGCCGTAGACGCTAATGGCAATATCGCATCCTTTTCTGACACGGCAGGAAACGGAATTGAACGAGATTTCTTCCTTGTTGCCCCCGGCGTGGACCTAACCCTGCCATGGAACGGCCAAATAGCGGTCGCAAGCGGTACAAGCTTTTCCGCGCCGCACATCACAGGGGCCGCAGCCATATTATTTCAGGCCTGGCCAAATCTGTCAGCCCGTGAAGTAGCGGATATTTTGTTCGATACTGCAACTGACTTGGGTGCCCCCGGAACAGACAATATATACGGTCGAGGATTGTTGAATTTGGAAGCAGCGCTTCAACCCGTTGGGGAAAGCAGCATCGCCGTTGCTTCAAGCGCAAGCACTGCTGCTGGCACTCCGAGCCCAAACACAAACCCAACCACAAATGGGATCATTCTGAGCGGTGCCTTCGGTGACGCCTTGGGTCTGAAGAATGGTCTATCTTCCTTAACCATCCTCGATAGCTTTAACCGTGATTTTCAGGCGAATTTATCTGCGTCGGCGGTGACCAACACAACGAATATTGGCTTAAATGCCCTGATCGAGCAACGCCGCAACTGGCAAACATCCGCAGAGCGTATCGGCGCGAATGAAACCATTCGTTATGCGGTAAACATTGACCCAAATCGTGAATTTATTGAATTTACCCAAGGCCGTGCAGCGCTTGATCAATTAGAGTCGCCTGAAGCAACGTTTGAGCTTACAGGGTCATACGAAGGCGTAAACTGGTTTGTCGGAAACGGTCAAAGTATCGGTGCGGCACTTCAAAGCCAAAGCTTTACAAATTCACCAAACCTGTTCTCGCTCACAGGCGCGTTCAATAACGCAATTAACCGTACACAGGGCCACTATGCAGGTGCCGGTATCGCAATAGGTGAGAAAACAGATTTATGGTTCGGGGCTGGCTTTAGTGAAAACAAGGGGCTTGCAAGCAATTCACCGTTCCAAGGTATAGAAAGCGACACCCCTGTTACCTCGACAGCGGCCCGCATCAGCCACTATGAAAACTGGGGAACATTTAGTTTTGAAGCAGGTTTCATGGAAGAAGAAGGGGCCATTCTGGGTGCGCGTGCAAGCGACGTGTTTGCGATCACTGATCGTTCACAAACTGTCTGGCTTAACGCCTCAGCGTCACTGCCATTGACAAATGCACTATCCTTCCACGCAACCGTCACTGGCGGCAGCACGGACGCAGGGAACACCACTGCCAGCGTCCTAAGCGATGTAAATACATTGATCAGCAGCAGCTTTTCAGCAAGCCTGATCAAATCAGCAACTTTCCTGAATAATGACCAGATTGCTTTCACCGTTAACCAGCCACTACGACTGGAGCGCGGAAGCGTCGGCATTACAACGGGTGCGGGCCGCGACATCGACACAACTGAATTGCTGTTTGATACTAATCGCTTTAGTTTAACCCCGTCAGGGCGTGAACTGGCGTTTGAGGGCGCATACAGAGCACAGTTTGGAACATGGACGATGGAAGCCAACATGGCGTACCGATTGGACGCAAACCACATCCAGGGTCAAAAGGATACTTTATTGTTCCTTGGATTGTATCGCCCATTCTAA
- a CDS encoding YHS domain-containing (seleno)protein — MLRALTLSLTLLASIVIGAFAADAQRDPISDRGGSAIKGYDTVAYWTEGKAVKGNKKITSEYKGATFRFASAENKALFDANPEKYIPEYGGYCAWAIGSSATGFAPGNGKYWKIVDGKLYVNYNGGVQKKWEKDIPGFIENGDKNWSQNEFHESN, encoded by the coding sequence ATGCTTCGTGCATTAACATTATCATTAACGCTTTTGGCGTCTATCGTTATCGGTGCTTTTGCTGCTGATGCTCAGCGCGATCCTATCAGTGATCGTGGTGGTTCTGCTATTAAAGGCTATGACACAGTAGCTTACTGGACAGAAGGCAAAGCCGTTAAAGGCAATAAGAAAATCACATCTGAATATAAAGGTGCGACTTTCCGTTTCGCTTCAGCAGAAAATAAAGCGCTATTTGACGCAAACCCTGAAAAATATATCCCTGAGTACGGTGGATACTGTGCATGGGCGATCGGAAGCAGTGCAACTGGTTTTGCTCCAGGTAACGGTAAATATTGGAAAATCGTTGATGGCAAACTTTATGTAAACTACAACGGTGGCGTTCAAAAGAAATGGGAAAAAGATATCCCTGGTTTCATTGAAAACGGTGACAAAAACTGGTCGCAGAACGAATTCCACGAAAGCAACTAA
- the cysG gene encoding siroheme synthase CysG has protein sequence MKSIPIFLTAEKHHILILGSDSAAMAKVALLQNEGAEITVIAAGAKAALLEAGLIPDQSSKAFDKFQYFDRPFVDTDIDGKTLIYASTAGEDADNHIVHLANSRGIPVNIIDMPSKSNFITPAQFKRGPLHVAFSSGGVAPVFVRRLRATLERILPQSLGTLAEAAGNTKDTVKSILSNGTKRRLFWDNLYDRAQSFAGSSLEEMENRIVADAQSESETKASKKGFVQLVGSGPGDPDLLTIKAHRALQQADVIVYDRLVSREVIALARRDAELIYVGKKEGNHGIGQDGINNLLVKEASAGKRVVRLKSGDPMVFGRIAEEMAALRAHNINLEVVPGITALTGIASKTQIPLTDRAHASSITLVTAHLKDGSYKDWANLAGEGRTLGIYMGVKSAANISAGLQDQGVRASMPVAIIQNGTRENERRFFTTLIDLPATIAEHDVKSPALLLIGDVVTNAAEWPEDLSSKIKEQLNNEIREVPTRASA, from the coding sequence ATGAAATCTATTCCGATATTTCTAACTGCTGAAAAACATCATATCCTGATTTTAGGATCTGATTCTGCTGCCATGGCCAAAGTCGCGCTTCTGCAAAATGAAGGCGCTGAAATTACTGTAATAGCGGCCGGCGCTAAGGCTGCACTTCTTGAGGCGGGGTTAATTCCCGATCAAAGCAGTAAAGCTTTTGACAAATTCCAGTATTTTGATCGCCCATTCGTGGATACAGATATCGACGGCAAGACCTTGATTTATGCCAGCACCGCTGGTGAGGATGCTGATAATCATATTGTTCATCTTGCGAACAGCCGCGGCATACCTGTCAACATTATTGATATGCCGTCAAAAAGTAACTTCATTACCCCTGCCCAGTTCAAACGCGGCCCCCTGCATGTCGCGTTTTCAAGCGGCGGTGTGGCTCCTGTGTTTGTGCGCCGACTGCGCGCAACACTGGAACGTATCCTCCCGCAGTCGCTTGGTACGCTTGCAGAAGCTGCCGGCAACACCAAAGACACGGTGAAATCCATATTATCGAATGGCACCAAACGCCGCCTGTTTTGGGATAACCTTTATGACCGCGCTCAATCCTTCGCAGGCTCAAGCTTAGAGGAAATGGAAAATCGTATCGTCGCAGATGCCCAAAGCGAAAGCGAGACGAAAGCGTCGAAAAAAGGATTTGTGCAACTGGTGGGTTCGGGCCCAGGTGATCCTGACCTCTTAACCATAAAGGCACACCGCGCGCTACAACAGGCCGATGTTATCGTCTATGACCGCTTAGTGAGCCGTGAAGTGATTGCCCTTGCCCGCCGCGACGCAGAGCTGATTTATGTTGGCAAGAAAGAAGGCAATCATGGGATCGGGCAAGATGGCATCAACAACCTGCTTGTAAAGGAAGCAAGCGCGGGCAAACGTGTTGTTCGCCTGAAATCTGGTGACCCAATGGTGTTTGGCCGGATTGCAGAAGAAATGGCTGCGCTCCGCGCCCACAATATCAACCTTGAGGTCGTTCCGGGCATAACAGCGCTAACAGGTATTGCATCAAAAACGCAAATCCCGCTTACGGACCGCGCGCACGCTTCTTCTATAACGCTTGTGACCGCGCACCTAAAGGACGGTAGCTACAAAGACTGGGCGAACCTCGCTGGTGAAGGCCGAACACTTGGTATCTATATGGGTGTCAAATCTGCTGCCAACATTTCAGCAGGTCTTCAAGACCAAGGTGTGCGCGCAAGCATGCCTGTTGCGATAATCCAGAACGGCACAAGAGAAAACGAACGCAGATTTTTCACGACACTGATTGATTTACCAGCAACGATTGCTGAACATGATGTGAAAAGCCCTGCGCTATTACTTATTGGTGACGTGGTTACAAATGCTGCTGAATGGCCCGAAGACCTGTCATCAAAGATCAAAGAACAACTCAATAACGAAATTCGCGAAGTGCCCACAAGGGCAAGCGCATAA
- a CDS encoding ubiquinone biosynthesis protein COQ4, translating into MSVDENKSVGSEEKTSITLNMPDDYSPPKRDWKAAWRAVKALIDNPEDTEQVFIILRRLSGKSFWKAYKRFAESPVGNNILHKRIDLMDTLKNTEMLSALPKGTLGREYFDFITRENISPEGLVDASEGENTSMGLTDEDMIRYGTRAREMHDLWHVVSGYGRDGLGEASIVAMSYAHSKNIGFALIAIMAAQSFKNNAPNGGVRRSVLEGYLNGRKSAWLLGVDWEAMMPLPLEEVRSQLKIKTPVRYNKTVASMADEDLYTAEVKEARDAHPAE; encoded by the coding sequence ATGTCTGTTGATGAAAATAAAAGTGTAGGTTCAGAGGAAAAAACCTCTATCACGCTGAATATGCCGGATGATTACAGCCCGCCCAAGCGTGACTGGAAAGCCGCATGGCGCGCCGTTAAAGCATTAATCGATAACCCAGAAGATACGGAGCAGGTTTTTATCATTCTGCGCAGGTTATCCGGTAAGTCCTTCTGGAAAGCTTATAAGCGCTTTGCCGAAAGCCCAGTGGGTAACAATATTCTTCACAAACGTATTGATTTGATGGATACGCTCAAAAACACTGAGATGCTTTCTGCGCTTCCAAAGGGAACATTAGGGCGAGAATATTTCGATTTTATCACGCGTGAGAATATTTCGCCTGAAGGTTTGGTTGATGCGAGTGAGGGTGAAAATACCTCCATGGGGCTCACTGACGAAGATATGATCCGTTACGGCACGCGCGCGCGTGAAATGCATGATTTATGGCATGTTGTATCGGGCTATGGCCGCGATGGTCTCGGTGAGGCGTCGATCGTTGCCATGTCTTATGCTCATTCAAAAAATATCGGCTTTGCGTTGATTGCAATTATGGCCGCACAAAGCTTCAAGAATAATGCGCCGAATGGTGGCGTAAGGCGCTCTGTTCTTGAGGGATATTTGAATGGCCGCAAAAGCGCATGGCTTCTAGGTGTGGACTGGGAAGCAATGATGCCGCTTCCGCTTGAGGAAGTGCGTTCACAACTGAAAATCAAAACGCCAGTGCGGTACAACAAAACTGTTGCTTCAATGGCTGATGAGGACCTTTACACCGCAGAAGTTAAAGAAGCACGGGATGCACACCCCGCTGAATAA
- a CDS encoding VOC family protein codes for MKTIIGILVAATLFVTGSNVEAQNQKEEAVTLDLSHIGFAVRDLEKTASFFIDTLGWRKAGERPDYPAIFVSNGSMFVTLWRVENPETAVAFDRRKNVGLHHMAITVRDLDALNALHEKFKQTDGVVVEFAPEFLGNGPTTHMMIREPSGLRLEFIVPANRIK; via the coding sequence ATGAAAACTATTATTGGAATATTGGTAGCCGCAACTTTATTTGTGACTGGCTCAAATGTTGAGGCGCAAAATCAGAAGGAAGAAGCTGTAACGCTCGACCTTAGCCATATTGGCTTTGCTGTCCGTGATCTTGAGAAAACAGCATCCTTTTTTATCGACACACTCGGATGGCGCAAAGCGGGTGAGCGCCCGGATTATCCAGCAATTTTTGTCTCTAACGGGTCTATGTTTGTAACTCTGTGGCGTGTTGAAAACCCAGAGACAGCAGTTGCCTTTGACCGCCGTAAAAATGTTGGCCTGCATCATATGGCGATCACCGTACGTGATCTTGATGCGCTTAACGCTTTGCATGAAAAGTTTAAACAGACTGATGGCGTTGTTGTTGAGTTTGCACCGGAATTTTTAGGTAATGGCCCGACAACACACATGATGATCCGCGAACCTTCTGGCTTGCGTCTTGAATTTATTGTTCCTGCGAACCGTATCAAGTAA
- a CDS encoding DUF934 domain-containing protein: MTLINLSGIHSETYRELTDGDLPAAGESVLVPLSQLQDNGAAIFELTSSVGVIVDTETAYSDLEEFVGQVSFVDIRFPVFGDGRGFSLAVRLRKDFGFKGEIRASGHVLPDQALFLLRAGFDSVDAAEERREAFEAALKRFGAFYQTDMIGHGKSVAHLRHSASGNDTTTKEAG, from the coding sequence ATGACGCTGATTAATCTATCTGGTATCCATAGCGAAACTTACCGCGAATTAACGGATGGTGACTTACCTGCCGCAGGTGAAAGCGTGCTCGTGCCCCTTTCACAGCTTCAGGATAATGGCGCAGCGATCTTTGAGCTGACAAGTTCGGTCGGCGTGATCGTTGATACAGAAACAGCCTACAGCGATCTTGAAGAATTTGTAGGTCAGGTATCATTTGTTGATATCCGCTTCCCGGTATTTGGTGATGGACGCGGTTTCTCCCTCGCGGTTCGCCTGCGCAAAGATTTTGGTTTCAAAGGCGAAATCCGTGCAAGCGGTCATGTTCTGCCAGACCAGGCCCTGTTTCTGTTGCGGGCAGGCTTTGACAGCGTGGACGCCGCCGAGGAACGCCGTGAGGCCTTTGAGGCAGCGCTGAAGCGCTTTGGCGCCTTTTATCAGACCGACATGATCGGTCACGGTAAATCTGTGGCCCACTTGCGCCATTCTGCAAGTGGAAATGACACTACAACAAAAGAAGCAGGATAA
- the gcvA gene encoding transcriptional regulator GcvA, whose amino-acid sequence MKRSLLPLNALRAFDAAARHMSFKLAADDLSVTPAAISQQIRSLEEFLGVELFRRTNRSLILTDAAQLSLGPLKEAFEKMESAVDIITDSKSSDTLKVSVSPSFASKWLVPRLASYYERRPDSIVKISASMTLTDFKAEDIDLAVRYGSGDYKGLHSEEILRETVFPVCSPELLNGAKEFDTVCKLLEKPLIHEDSFSEDNSAPSWSMWLKAAGVDVPGGLPAIHFNTHALAIEAAVAGRGVALARSAIAEEDLKAGRLVKPFGDGTPVDFAHYIVCPEERLESERVRDFIEWLKEEASGHSA is encoded by the coding sequence ATGAAACGATCGCTCTTACCTCTTAATGCATTGCGCGCTTTTGATGCAGCAGCGCGGCACATGAGTTTCAAGCTTGCGGCAGATGACCTTTCGGTGACCCCGGCGGCCATTAGCCAACAGATCCGGTCGCTAGAAGAATTTTTAGGTGTTGAACTGTTTCGCCGAACGAATCGTTCACTGATTCTAACGGACGCGGCACAGCTATCGCTTGGCCCCCTGAAGGAAGCTTTTGAGAAAATGGAAAGCGCTGTTGATATCATCACCGACAGCAAAAGTTCTGATACCTTAAAAGTCAGCGTTTCACCTTCTTTTGCAAGTAAATGGCTGGTTCCAAGGCTCGCAAGCTATTACGAGCGACGCCCGGATTCAATCGTGAAAATTTCCGCATCCATGACGCTTACAGACTTCAAAGCTGAAGACATAGACCTTGCTGTTCGCTATGGAAGCGGCGACTATAAAGGCCTCCATTCTGAGGAAATCCTCCGCGAAACAGTTTTCCCTGTATGCAGCCCCGAGCTGTTAAACGGTGCCAAAGAATTTGATACAGTCTGCAAACTACTGGAAAAACCACTCATTCACGAAGACAGCTTCAGCGAAGACAATAGCGCACCAAGCTGGTCAATGTGGCTAAAGGCAGCGGGTGTTGACGTACCAGGTGGACTACCTGCAATTCATTTTAACACCCATGCGCTAGCAATCGAAGCTGCGGTTGCCGGACGCGGTGTTGCGCTCGCGCGCTCCGCAATTGCAGAAGAAGACCTGAAGGCTGGCCGGTTGGTGAAGCCCTTTGGTGACGGCACGCCTGTTGATTTTGCCCACTATATTGTTTGCCCGGAAGAGCGGCTTGAGAGCGAACGCGTGCGTGATTTCATTGAATGGTTAAAAGAAGAAGCCTCAGGCCACAGCGCCTAA